In candidate division WOR-3 bacterium, the following proteins share a genomic window:
- a CDS encoding macro domain-containing protein: MKKMVSGVTIEFTKGNIAAQKGIDAIVNAANARLQSGGGVAGAIHSAAGPALTVECEKFAPIKPGEAVITGAYKLPNKNIIHCLGPVYGHDEPAAVLLANCYRNSLNIAEQNKMGSIAFPAISTGAFGYPLEAAAEIAVRTILESIPGLRYVRRVRFVLYTNEHREVFEEFLLLLLAEARKM; this comes from the coding sequence ATGAAGAAGATGGTCAGTGGTGTCACAATTGAATTTACAAAAGGCAATATCGCCGCCCAGAAGGGCATAGATGCAATTGTGAATGCCGCAAATGCCCGGTTACAGAGCGGTGGTGGTGTCGCCGGTGCGATCCACAGCGCGGCAGGACCAGCACTGACCGTCGAGTGTGAGAAGTTCGCACCGATCAAACCGGGCGAGGCTGTTATCACGGGTGCTTATAAGCTTCCTAACAAAAACATCATACACTGTCTCGGGCCCGTGTATGGACACGATGAACCGGCTGCTGTGTTGCTGGCTAATTGCTATAGAAATTCGCTGAATATCGCCGAGCAGAACAAGATGGGCTCGATAGCTTTTCCGGCAATTTCCACCGGAGCATTCGGCTATCCACTCGAAGCGGCAGCTGAGATTGCGGTCAGGACTATTCTGGAATCAATACCTGGACTACGCTATGTAAGGCGAGTAAGATTCGTGCTCTATACTAACGAGCATCGCGAAGTCTTCGAAGAATTCTTGCTGCTTCTTCTCGCAGAAGCGCGAAAAATGTAG
- a CDS encoding 2'-5' RNA ligase family protein: protein MKEPRDNETGLVVIPPPEIRNEINMWRRVFKAYESMITPHITILYPFIPEEIWNKSRRDIENQLNDIKPFEIKLRELGTFVRDESILWLKPENGGNLIKINTRMHGLFAKYIVPSVLAYVPHLTIGAFDKIEDLLKARATVQKQLKPLQFTVERVIYAVFEDAGWRIHDTISLT from the coding sequence ATGAAAGAACCAAGGGACAACGAAACAGGATTGGTGGTAATACCCCCTCCAGAAATAAGAAACGAGATAAACATGTGGCGGCGTGTATTCAAAGCCTACGAGAGTATGATAACACCGCATATCACGATTTTGTACCCTTTCATACCAGAAGAGATTTGGAACAAATCGCGCCGCGATATCGAGAATCAATTGAATGATATCAAGCCCTTTGAAATCAAGCTTCGTGAATTGGGAACCTTTGTCCGCGATGAATCTATACTCTGGTTGAAACCCGAAAATGGTGGCAATCTAATAAAGATCAATACGAGAATGCATGGTCTTTTCGCTAAATACATCGTCCCTTCTGTGCTTGCCTACGTGCCGCACCTTACCATAGGTGCTTTTGACAAAATTGAGGACCTGTTAAAAGCCCGGGCAACGGTACAAAAGCAGCTCAAACCTTTACAGTTTACTGTAGAACGCGTGATATACGCAGTCTTTGAGGATGCAGGCTGGCGTATACATGACACGATTTCATTAACTTGA
- the pbpC gene encoding penicillin-binding protein 1C, translated as MKYPLSVLFAALVIFIIVPLPSNQLYPTDFCSKQICDRNGELLREVLSHDYKTSVWVSINDISPSMIKATILREDKRFLFHHGVDPFALIRACFLNMARGKIVSGGSTITMQVVKMCLNLKSRSVLSKILEIIYALKMELHLTKSRIMEIYLNRAPYGNQTYGVEAASRFYFRKSAGHLSYGESCMLAVIPRAPALMNPYTSLAGVDVARKRLLNYLLEQHFIDAETHDITSREEINLVDRRINFEAPHFVDYVLTRISTMRMNNVTRIMTTIDLGLQTDLEKMLSTTLRSLRGYSANQGAVMVASVRTGEILAMVGSKDYFDAKEGQVNGCISPRQPGSSIKPFLYALALTSGMSLVDFLPDTVIEFRLHDGTNFVPRNYGQKYHGPTRLREALASSFNVPAVYLIEELGIERFYTLLKQLRFNGLDRGAKHYGLSLSLGAGEVTLSELVNAYRALALGGRIGELRFVCKAYSRGDKAVAPDTNTDERVFSPEVAYLISDILSDNAGRFKAFGTDSPLNLPFVCAVKTGTSKDYRDNWCIGYTTDYVVGVWVGNFSGAPMQGVSGITGAAPLFRDVMIELHRDEYPTAFSPPTTLEKRHICLRTGALARTTCPNQIEESFLPGTSPVDSCRGIEQDRSMAAIHRRNGVNAHETARTLTILNPGEGDVFRIDPQVSIASQSIRFRIRTVDSTESVRLILDGKAIAIEQSPFEFLWQPTRGKHILEALSKEGDNESNDRIAFTVY; from the coding sequence ATGAAGTATCCATTATCGGTTCTGTTTGCGGCACTGGTTATCTTTATCATAGTACCGCTTCCTTCAAACCAACTTTATCCAACGGATTTCTGCTCAAAGCAGATCTGCGACCGAAACGGCGAACTGCTACGCGAGGTGCTCTCGCACGACTACAAAACAAGCGTCTGGGTATCAATCAACGACATCTCACCTTCTATGATAAAAGCGACGATCCTCAGGGAAGATAAACGGTTTCTCTTCCATCATGGCGTGGATCCTTTTGCACTGATCCGAGCATGTTTTTTGAACATGGCACGTGGAAAGATAGTATCAGGCGGCTCGACCATCACCATGCAGGTGGTAAAGATGTGCCTTAATCTCAAGAGCCGGAGCGTGCTAAGCAAGATATTGGAGATAATTTATGCATTGAAAATGGAGCTACACCTTACAAAGTCACGGATAATGGAGATCTACCTGAACCGGGCCCCGTATGGTAATCAGACTTACGGGGTCGAAGCCGCGTCGCGATTTTATTTCAGAAAGAGCGCCGGCCATCTCTCTTATGGCGAATCCTGTATGCTTGCGGTAATTCCCCGGGCACCAGCGCTCATGAATCCCTATACTAGTCTTGCAGGCGTAGATGTTGCACGCAAAAGACTGCTAAACTATCTACTTGAGCAACACTTCATTGATGCTGAAACTCACGATATTACGTCACGAGAGGAAATCAACCTGGTAGACCGTAGGATCAATTTCGAAGCGCCTCATTTTGTCGATTATGTACTTACCCGTATTTCTACCATGCGTATGAATAATGTCACAAGAATCATGACAACGATCGACCTGGGTCTGCAGACCGACCTTGAGAAAATGCTTAGCACTACGCTTCGTTCACTGCGTGGCTACAGTGCGAATCAAGGAGCAGTTATGGTCGCTAGTGTCAGAACCGGGGAGATCCTGGCCATGGTAGGGTCCAAGGACTATTTTGATGCAAAGGAAGGCCAGGTCAATGGCTGTATTTCTCCAAGACAACCCGGGTCAAGCATAAAACCCTTCCTCTACGCGCTGGCTTTAACATCGGGTATGTCTTTAGTAGATTTCTTACCGGATACGGTCATTGAATTCCGCCTCCATGACGGCACCAATTTCGTACCAAGGAACTACGGGCAGAAATATCATGGTCCAACTCGACTGCGTGAGGCATTAGCATCATCGTTCAATGTACCTGCGGTTTACCTTATCGAAGAACTTGGGATTGAACGGTTCTACACTCTGCTGAAGCAACTCCGTTTTAATGGTCTGGATAGAGGTGCTAAGCATTATGGTTTGTCGCTGAGTCTTGGTGCAGGTGAGGTCACGCTCAGTGAATTAGTCAATGCTTATCGTGCACTTGCGCTGGGAGGTCGTATCGGAGAGCTTCGTTTTGTCTGTAAAGCCTACAGTCGCGGAGATAAGGCGGTCGCGCCCGACACAAACACAGATGAGCGCGTGTTCTCGCCCGAGGTTGCTTATCTGATCAGCGATATTCTCTCCGACAACGCGGGCAGGTTCAAAGCTTTTGGAACGGACAGTCCGTTGAATTTACCGTTTGTCTGTGCGGTAAAGACCGGTACATCCAAGGATTACCGCGATAACTGGTGCATTGGATACACTACCGACTACGTCGTGGGGGTGTGGGTGGGTAATTTCAGCGGCGCGCCCATGCAGGGTGTATCCGGCATAACAGGCGCTGCGCCTTTATTCCGTGACGTCATGATCGAATTACACAGGGATGAATACCCGACAGCATTCAGTCCTCCGACCACACTGGAGAAAAGACACATCTGCTTACGTACTGGAGCCCTCGCGCGTACCACATGTCCCAATCAGATCGAAGAGAGTTTTCTTCCGGGAACTTCTCCAGTCGATAGTTGCCGCGGGATTGAACAAGATAGATCGATGGCTGCAATTCACAGAAGAAACGGAGTAAACGCACACGAGACCGCAAGGACACTGACCATTCTCAATCCGGGAGAAGGTGATGTCTTCAGGATCGATCCTCAGGTATCTATAGCATCACAGAGCATCAGATTCAGGATCAGAACAGTTGACTCCACAGAATCAGTCCGACTGATCTTGGACGGCAAAGCGATCGCGATTGAACAGTCCCCATTTGAGTTCCTGTGGCAACCAACCCGGGGTAAACATATTCTCGAAGCGTTATCCAAAGAAGGAGATAACGAATCAAATGACCGGATCGCTTTTACTGTTTATTGA
- a CDS encoding MG2 domain-containing protein: protein MKKPIFALFVVCIILSTVICGRREEEIDIVTQRMLLTGDTIPLQVTHISPLGKTEGSLETFKILVGFNQPMIPLQQIDKDEKSGPLKIEPQLRGKYRWMGTRTLAFIPDDTLISATKFTVRLNREKIKSLTGMALLRDTSWSFESIRPRLLSSVPYHNAQFIELNANIYLNFNTDMSPDRVRDKMKIYYTRGMPSRVWCGQVKSGTPHFRGELSYKVRNLSDDEKEEYPLKQWENSATLVLVPKEKLPVESQIEVVLHPGLLAKHGNLGAEDENIIRFNTYNEFALIGFNRTTPGEGALQLCFSNRVVMKDLVKNISVEPAVEIPPEYSDDEWSTNEIYLYLPFVQGKDHDIRISKDLQDIYGNRLDDEYRFKFTRGDFTPHVEMPTGINLVEAESDLRFPITVVNVDSVYVQLAKLGIDQAVPFLNTPELFWSNKKFIPRTSDFFRISRNWYINSRKNFHNQQMLVPVELTDILGDARNGLVFMQLDNLGQSRYSTSYRYSRAFVEVSDIGVTWKYSPENNLIWATSLYDTRPLHRVRVQIRNNDNRILWEGFTDSNGFCESPGWYELGLGSPPVSYESESEYESYEWSVYDEPKFWLTLSLANDAAVYSNQWSFGIDPWRFNISYNWYAQPEEYEAYIFTEKGLYRAGESVHLKGIIRKKTKGQWVIPDVNRVVFKVRDARDEEMIVDTLQIDRYGSFVENISLEDDAPTGVYSVSVTFPGKPVSFFRSFRVEAYRPAEFEVNVTAQKDTFIAGESFNGIIQGNYLFGMPMKDAAVTWSIRRSHYRLSFPAHKGYVFGEYDADRERELLGSGTGKLNQKGEYAASARLSQKDIYSPSLIYLEGTVTAPNMTTVSKEQNWLALNAEYLIGLKTDKYVYVLDDTVKLDVITVKPSGEKVDGRNIIVEVFRREWKSIKKARLGGRYEWVSEQVDTKISSHKIKSSEKTFVAVIPDAPGFYYTRAYGKDDRGRISSTRRYYYVAGRGHAGWEMRDDDIIEMVADKEQYEIGDTARILVKSPYDSARCLVTVERELVIDRFTQVLRGNADYIELPIRSHYLPNIYVCVSLLRGRVKDLSWDEEKEQDLGKPQFKIGYLNLMVNAVEKRLQVSVSPDRKDYRPRDTVALDLVVKDNNGKTVAGSDVALFVVDLGVLNLIDFRTPNPFDHFYGTRSLSVRTIESRVNILGERNYGEKGEERGGGGAFAEGVAYREKFIATAFYKGNLRTGNDGKARVRFELPDNLTKFRIMAVVQTANSQFGSAESTLVVSLPFMITPSIPRFLRVGDEFRAGVVLHNRTDKKEKAIVECLVSGLEQLEPKQQEMTLMPNSSAEILFRFNARNAGEATFEFKSRMGDKKDALKLKIPVIMPPLFEAVATSGSTIDSSLEAIVVPSQIDEHLGGIEISLSPTFLAGMDQGIDFLWNYPYYCLEQILSKILPLITGGELIDQFKLAPVSGKELRDTVQAVLNKVPEYQKGDGGFVYFKESNIPCPYLSAYTLYVLHRAREAGYHVDQQVVTKGVGFLREVLRWQDVDWTYPYDEDTRLTTKAFCLYSLALWGTNEHAYAARLFERRNKLGIFGKVMLLKAGRMLDMGNNFENELRAILVNKIKLSHTSAHFEESMGRGWTFPSPAKVTAAVIQAFMELDISFPYSSEVMSWLVQERAKSTKPTTHENAFVFDAFLTYYKKYEREVPDFTARVLLGVEELVKQSFKGRTNLAPEKFNISLDHVPKDTILPVRIIKDGSGRVYYTLRMKYALAEKPYPYDGGFYVWKEILSVDDKPVRRFKRGDVYKVVVHVVTPETRLFAVVEDPVPAGFTPIQSFMATESRGVREQYMEARYEERGHWWGGFDHTEFYDDRVLFFAEQLFAGEHTKIYFVRAASEGKFLRPQTQVQEMYSPEVFGNSTQGHVTIQ from the coding sequence ATGAAGAAACCGATCTTTGCATTATTTGTCGTATGTATTATTCTTTCAACTGTCATCTGCGGACGTCGAGAAGAAGAAATCGATATAGTGACTCAACGTATGCTTCTAACAGGAGACACTATTCCCCTCCAGGTCACGCATATTTCACCATTAGGAAAAACAGAAGGGTCGCTCGAGACATTCAAAATTCTTGTCGGATTCAACCAACCAATGATACCGCTGCAGCAAATCGATAAAGATGAAAAGTCAGGTCCTTTGAAGATCGAGCCACAGCTGCGCGGTAAGTACCGGTGGATGGGCACCCGCACGTTGGCGTTCATCCCCGATGATACACTTATATCGGCCACGAAGTTCACTGTGAGACTCAACAGAGAGAAGATCAAATCACTTACCGGCATGGCCCTTCTACGGGATACCTCATGGTCGTTCGAGAGCATACGGCCAAGGCTGTTGTCATCTGTTCCTTATCACAACGCGCAGTTCATTGAATTGAACGCGAACATCTACCTGAATTTCAATACTGACATGTCACCTGACAGGGTTCGTGACAAGATGAAGATATACTATACCAGGGGCATGCCATCACGGGTCTGGTGCGGCCAGGTGAAATCCGGAACGCCGCACTTCCGTGGTGAATTGTCCTATAAAGTACGTAATCTGAGCGATGATGAAAAGGAAGAATATCCTCTCAAGCAATGGGAGAATTCCGCAACACTCGTACTCGTCCCCAAAGAGAAGTTGCCTGTGGAATCTCAGATCGAAGTTGTTCTGCATCCTGGACTGCTCGCTAAACATGGAAACCTCGGCGCTGAAGATGAAAATATTATTAGATTCAATACGTATAACGAGTTCGCGCTGATCGGATTCAATCGTACTACACCTGGGGAGGGAGCCCTGCAGCTTTGTTTTTCTAATCGGGTGGTCATGAAAGACCTGGTGAAGAATATCTCGGTAGAACCTGCGGTCGAGATCCCTCCAGAATACAGCGACGACGAATGGTCAACTAACGAGATATACCTCTATTTGCCGTTCGTCCAAGGCAAAGACCACGATATACGTATCAGTAAAGATCTGCAGGATATTTATGGGAATCGGCTTGACGACGAGTACCGCTTCAAATTCACGAGAGGTGACTTCACACCGCATGTCGAGATGCCGACTGGAATAAACCTTGTCGAGGCAGAAAGCGACCTGAGATTTCCTATTACAGTTGTCAATGTCGATAGTGTGTATGTTCAATTAGCGAAATTGGGTATCGACCAAGCAGTGCCATTCCTAAATACACCAGAACTTTTCTGGTCAAACAAGAAATTCATTCCACGAACCAGTGATTTCTTCCGGATATCCCGTAACTGGTATATTAACTCGCGGAAGAACTTCCATAATCAGCAGATGCTCGTACCGGTTGAACTGACCGATATCCTGGGTGATGCAAGGAACGGTTTGGTATTCATGCAGCTTGATAATCTGGGGCAGAGCCGTTACAGTACAAGCTATCGTTATTCAAGAGCATTTGTTGAGGTCAGCGATATCGGTGTTACCTGGAAATATTCGCCCGAGAATAATCTCATTTGGGCAACTTCGCTTTATGATACGAGACCCCTGCATCGTGTCAGGGTGCAGATCCGCAATAATGACAACCGTATACTCTGGGAAGGATTTACAGACTCGAACGGATTCTGCGAATCGCCTGGTTGGTATGAACTGGGTCTTGGTTCACCACCTGTATCATATGAGAGCGAAAGCGAATATGAGTCCTATGAATGGTCAGTATACGATGAACCGAAATTCTGGCTGACCCTGTCGTTAGCAAATGACGCTGCAGTATATTCAAACCAGTGGAGTTTCGGTATTGACCCATGGCGATTTAACATCTCATATAATTGGTACGCGCAACCCGAAGAATACGAGGCTTACATCTTCACCGAAAAGGGTTTATACCGTGCAGGTGAATCCGTCCACCTCAAAGGCATTATACGAAAGAAAACAAAAGGTCAGTGGGTCATTCCTGACGTGAACCGGGTCGTCTTCAAAGTACGCGACGCACGTGACGAAGAGATGATCGTCGATACTCTTCAAATAGACAGATACGGTTCGTTTGTTGAGAATATCTCTCTGGAAGATGATGCGCCTACCGGTGTCTATTCAGTGAGTGTGACCTTTCCGGGCAAACCGGTCTCTTTCTTCCGATCGTTCAGGGTTGAAGCCTACCGGCCTGCAGAATTCGAGGTCAATGTAACAGCACAGAAGGATACTTTTATCGCCGGTGAATCCTTCAATGGCATAATACAAGGCAACTATCTCTTTGGCATGCCGATGAAAGATGCTGCAGTCACCTGGAGCATCAGACGAAGTCACTATCGGCTGAGTTTTCCCGCGCATAAGGGGTACGTATTCGGTGAGTACGACGCAGACCGTGAGCGCGAACTGCTGGGTTCCGGAACCGGCAAGCTCAATCAGAAAGGTGAATATGCTGCATCGGCCCGGCTGTCGCAAAAGGATATTTACTCACCATCACTGATCTATCTGGAAGGAACGGTGACGGCCCCAAATATGACCACGGTAAGCAAGGAGCAGAACTGGCTTGCGCTGAATGCTGAATATCTTATCGGATTGAAGACCGACAAATACGTGTACGTTCTGGATGATACCGTTAAGCTTGATGTCATAACGGTGAAACCGTCAGGTGAAAAGGTCGACGGTCGCAACATTATCGTGGAGGTTTTCAGGCGCGAGTGGAAGTCGATAAAGAAAGCGCGTCTAGGCGGTCGATATGAGTGGGTTTCCGAGCAAGTCGACACGAAGATTTCCAGTCACAAGATCAAGAGCAGTGAAAAGACGTTCGTCGCGGTAATACCCGATGCACCGGGCTTTTACTACACCCGTGCCTATGGCAAGGATGACCGGGGCAGGATTTCGAGCACACGCAGGTATTACTACGTGGCAGGTCGTGGACATGCGGGTTGGGAAATGCGGGATGATGATATCATAGAAATGGTTGCCGATAAAGAGCAATACGAGATCGGAGATACTGCACGCATCCTTGTCAAATCACCCTATGATTCCGCACGATGCCTCGTAACCGTCGAGAGGGAACTCGTCATCGATAGATTCACTCAGGTACTGCGAGGTAACGCCGATTATATTGAACTGCCGATAAGATCACATTATCTACCCAATATATATGTTTGCGTGTCTCTGCTTCGGGGTCGCGTCAAGGATCTATCCTGGGATGAAGAGAAGGAACAGGACCTTGGTAAACCTCAATTCAAGATCGGGTACCTGAATCTGATGGTCAACGCCGTTGAGAAGAGATTACAGGTGAGCGTCAGTCCTGATCGAAAGGACTACCGGCCACGCGATACTGTTGCTTTGGATCTTGTAGTAAAAGATAACAATGGCAAAACCGTAGCAGGCAGCGACGTTGCCCTTTTCGTTGTTGACCTTGGTGTTCTCAACCTCATAGATTTCAGGACACCAAACCCGTTCGATCACTTCTACGGCACCAGGTCGCTGTCGGTGAGGACGATCGAATCACGAGTGAATATACTCGGTGAGCGTAACTACGGCGAGAAGGGCGAGGAAAGAGGTGGAGGAGGCGCCTTTGCCGAAGGTGTTGCTTACCGTGAAAAATTCATTGCAACGGCATTCTACAAAGGAAATCTGAGAACGGGCAACGATGGTAAAGCCAGAGTGCGTTTCGAACTACCAGACAATCTGACGAAATTCAGAATAATGGCCGTGGTACAGACTGCAAACTCTCAATTCGGCTCTGCTGAATCGACGCTCGTCGTCAGCCTGCCTTTCATGATCACTCCATCGATTCCAAGATTCTTGCGCGTCGGTGACGAGTTCAGGGCTGGGGTCGTCTTGCACAACCGTACTGACAAGAAAGAGAAAGCCATTGTTGAGTGCCTCGTATCAGGGCTTGAGCAACTTGAGCCGAAACAGCAGGAAATGACCCTAATGCCGAATAGCAGTGCAGAAATACTCTTCAGGTTCAACGCACGCAATGCTGGCGAAGCGACATTCGAATTCAAATCCCGTATGGGTGATAAAAAGGATGCGTTAAAACTCAAAATACCGGTCATCATGCCACCGCTGTTTGAAGCCGTGGCAACCTCTGGTTCGACCATCGATTCATCGCTTGAGGCAATAGTCGTTCCGTCACAGATCGACGAACACCTGGGTGGAATCGAGATATCGTTATCACCCACGTTCCTTGCCGGCATGGACCAGGGTATTGATTTCCTTTGGAATTACCCTTACTACTGCCTTGAGCAAATACTCTCCAAGATACTTCCACTGATCACAGGCGGCGAATTGATCGACCAGTTCAAGCTTGCACCGGTTTCTGGTAAAGAACTGCGTGACACCGTTCAAGCCGTGTTGAATAAGGTCCCCGAATACCAGAAAGGTGATGGCGGATTCGTCTATTTCAAAGAGTCCAACATTCCATGTCCGTACCTGTCGGCATATACATTGTATGTTCTTCACCGTGCAAGGGAAGCAGGCTATCATGTCGATCAGCAGGTTGTCACTAAAGGCGTTGGTTTCTTGCGCGAGGTGTTACGGTGGCAGGATGTCGATTGGACTTATCCCTATGATGAAGATACGCGTCTGACCACGAAGGCCTTTTGTCTGTATTCTCTTGCGCTCTGGGGAACAAATGAACATGCGTATGCTGCGCGTCTCTTTGAACGGCGCAATAAACTGGGTATATTCGGCAAGGTAATGCTTCTCAAAGCAGGCCGCATGCTCGATATGGGTAATAATTTCGAGAACGAACTGCGAGCCATTCTCGTCAACAAGATTAAGTTATCGCATACCAGCGCGCATTTTGAAGAAAGCATGGGACGGGGGTGGACATTCCCCTCACCAGCGAAGGTTACCGCCGCAGTGATACAGGCATTCATGGAACTGGACATATCCTTTCCGTATTCAAGCGAGGTGATGAGCTGGCTCGTGCAGGAGAGAGCAAAGAGCACCAAACCAACCACTCATGAGAACGCGTTCGTTTTTGATGCTTTCCTGACCTATTATAAAAAATATGAACGGGAGGTTCCCGATTTCACCGCGCGTGTACTTCTTGGCGTGGAAGAATTGGTGAAGCAATCCTTCAAGGGCAGAACTAATCTGGCGCCTGAGAAGTTCAATATATCACTCGACCATGTGCCGAAGGATACCATTCTTCCGGTTAGAATAATAAAGGATGGCAGCGGTCGCGTCTATTACACCCTACGAATGAAATACGCTCTGGCAGAAAAGCCGTACCCCTATGACGGGGGCTTCTATGTCTGGAAGGAAATACTATCAGTCGATGACAAACCCGTGCGGCGGTTCAAGAGAGGAGACGTATATAAGGTTGTCGTCCACGTCGTCACTCCGGAAACAAGACTCTTCGCAGTTGTTGAAGATCCCGTGCCTGCAGGTTTCACCCCGATTCAGTCCTTCATGGCAACGGAATCACGTGGCGTAAGGGAACAGTATATGGAAGCCAGATACGAGGAGAGAGGGCATTGGTGGGGTGGATTCGACCATACTGAATTCTATGATGATAGAGTGTTGTTCTTCGCCGAACAACTCTTCGCTGGTGAGCACACGAAGATATATTTTGTGCGTGCGGCATCCGAGGGCAAATTCCTCCGTCCCCAGACCCAGGTGCAGGAAATGTATTCACCTGAAGTGTTCGGCAATTCAACTCAGGGTCACGTGACCATACAGTAA